The stretch of DNA TCGACGAGTTCGGCGGCCCGGCGTTTCTGCTCGGGGTCCTCCGACTCGTCGCGTGCCTTACGGATGTTGGTCAGGATGGCGTTCTCGTGGCGATAGCGGTCGGCGACGTGGTCCAGCGCCTCCGCGATCATGTCGGGCACGGTGGTGAGCCAGTCGACCGCGCGGACGTTGCGCCGGGTCGCGTCCAGTGCCCTGCGCAGCGTCTCGGAGTACTGCACGGTGCGGTAGCGGGCCTGCTCCGCCGCGAGCTGCGCGTCCGCGAGCCTGCCGCGGCTGATCAGCACCTCCAGCTTCACCTCGGCGGCGATCTGCGCGCTGGTGACGTCGGTGTCGAGCGCGCCCACCAGGACGTTGACCGCCTCGTCCGTGGTCCGCAGATAGACGCTGCCTCCGTGGCCGGGCACTTCCTCGATGAGTTTGAAGTCGTAGTCCCTGCGGACGTAGGACCCGTCGGAGGCGAACGTGCCGTAGACCGCGCGGAACCCGCGGTCGACACTGCCGACGTTGATGAGGTTCTCCAGCACCCAGCGGGCCACCCGCTCGTGCTCGACCGAGGGCCGTCCCGAGGCCTGGGCCGCGACGCGCGGCAGGAGTCTGGCCACTATCTGCTCGTGGTCGGCGCCGGTGTCGAAGTCCATGTTCAGCGTGACGAGGTCGATGGCCGCGAGCGCCACCTCCGCCATCGCGTACCCGGAGTACTCCCCCGCGAGATTGGCCTTGCGCACGTCGAGATCGTGCAGCGGCGCCGTGCAGGCGAGGGCCCGCAGCCGCCGCGCGAGCCCTTCATCGGCGGCCGGGCCCGGCGCGGGGCGCGGCCCCACGCTGAGCTGGGGCGGAGCGATGTCCGACGAGGCAGGCGAAGTCACGTTGCACAGAGTAGATCCTCGGTCCGACAACGGTCGAAACGACGCAGAATGCCTGTCGACGGGGGCGGCGTCCGCCGAGCCTCGCGGTCGGGCTCGTCCGCCTGTACGCACCGGAGTTGGAACGGTACGCCAGGCCCGGCACGGCGCGCTTCCGAGGGGGCACGAACCTCTGGTCGAATGCGGCTGATTGACATGATTGCGCCTTTTGTTCATTTACTGGCCCGGTACGCCGCCGACCGATCCGCCACCCCCGTCCGCGCCCACACCCACCTCAGATGCCCCACACTCCCGTCCACGATCCGCACCCACACGACGTCAGCCGCCCCCACGACGACGACCGCGCCGGGCCCGACGTGGCCGTCGAACCGCAGCTGAGGGATCCTTTACCTTGTCGGCCCGGCGTCGCCCGATACGACGCCCGCGGCGCTGCGCCGCGAGCGGCCCCGTACGAGAGGGATCTCCTCATGCCCCCGGTCCCCGCCCCCGCATCGATCGATCTCAACGCCGATCTCGGCGAGGGCTTCGGGCGCTGGCGGCTCACCGACGACGAACGGCTGCTCTCGGTGGTGACCAGCGCCAACGTGGCCTGCGGTTTCCACGCGGGCGACCCGGTGACGATGCGGCGGGTCTGTGAGCGGGCGGTGGAGGCCGGTGTGCGCATCGGGGCACAGGTCTCCTACCGGGACCTCGCGGGTTTCGGCAGGCGCGCGATGGACGTACCCCCCGCGGAGCTGGCGGCCGAAGTCGCCTATCAGATCGGCGCCTTGGAGATCTTCGCCCGCGCCGCCGGGTCCCGTGTCGCCTACGTAAAACCGCACGGCGCGCTCTACAACCGGGTGGTGCGGGACGAGGAGCAGGCCCGCGCCGTGGTGGACGGGGTACTGCTCGCGGGCGCCGGCCTGCCCGTACTGGGACTGCCCGGCTCACGGCTGCTCGACATCGCGGACGAGGCGGGCCTCCCCGTGGTGCCCGAGGCGTTCGGCGACCGCGCCTACACCGCGTCAGGCACCCTCGTGCCGCGCTCGTCGGAGGGGGCCGTCATCACCGACCCCGACACCGTGGTCGAGCGGTCCGTGGGCATGGCCAGGTCGGGAACGGTCCTCGCGCGCAGCGGAGAACGCATCGGCGTGCGGGCCCGTTCCCTCTGCCTGCACGGCGACACGCCGGACGCGGTGGGTCTCGCCCGGCGGGTGCGGGCGAAGCTGGAGGCCGCCGGGGTACGGGTGGAGGCGTTCGCGTGACCGGGGAGATCCCCCTGCGGACGCGGGCCGTCGGCGAGCACGCGCTGCTGGTCGAGACCGGCGGCGCGGAGGCGACCTTCGCCCTGCACGCCGAGCTGATCCGCCGTCGCGAGGCGGGGTCCCTGCCTCCGGTACGCGACATCGTGCCCGCCGCTGCCACGGTCCTGCTTGACGGCGTCGCGGATCCCGGGTCCCTCGCCGCCGCCCTGGTGACCTGGCGGATCCCGCCCGCGCCGAGGAGCACGGGCGCGCGCGTGGAGCTCCCCGTGCGGTACGAGGGCCCCGACCTGGCCGAGGTCGCCACGGTGTGGGGCGTCTCCCCCGACGAGGTGGTCCGGGTCCACACGGCCACCGAGTTCCGCGTCGCCTTCTGCGGTTTCGCCCCCGGCTTCGGCTATCTCACCGGCCTCGGCGACGAACACGCCGTACCGCGGAGATCCACTCCCCGTACGGCCGTTCCCGCCGGTTCTGTCGGTCTGGCGGGCGCGTACACGGGCGTGTATCCGCGGTCCTCGCCCGGCGGCTGGCAGCTCATCGGGACGACCTCCGCGGTCCTGTGGGACGTCGACAGGGAACCGGCCGCGCTCCTCGCCCCCGGTACCCGCGTGCGTTTCGTCGCCGTCACGGACACAGCCGACCACCGGGACGTCCTCGGAAAGGGACCGCGTTGACCGGCCGGGCGCTCGT from Streptomyces tsukubensis encodes:
- a CDS encoding LamB/YcsF family protein; the encoded protein is MPPVPAPASIDLNADLGEGFGRWRLTDDERLLSVVTSANVACGFHAGDPVTMRRVCERAVEAGVRIGAQVSYRDLAGFGRRAMDVPPAELAAEVAYQIGALEIFARAAGSRVAYVKPHGALYNRVVRDEEQARAVVDGVLLAGAGLPVLGLPGSRLLDIADEAGLPVVPEAFGDRAYTASGTLVPRSSEGAVITDPDTVVERSVGMARSGTVLARSGERIGVRARSLCLHGDTPDAVGLARRVRAKLEAAGVRVEAFA
- the pxpB gene encoding 5-oxoprolinase subunit PxpB — protein: MRTRAVGEHALLVETGGAEATFALHAELIRRREAGSLPPVRDIVPAAATVLLDGVADPGSLAAALVTWRIPPAPRSTGARVELPVRYEGPDLAEVATVWGVSPDEVVRVHTATEFRVAFCGFAPGFGYLTGLGDEHAVPRRSTPRTAVPAGSVGLAGAYTGVYPRSSPGGWQLIGTTSAVLWDVDREPAALLAPGTRVRFVAVTDTADHRDVLGKGPR